From the genome of Sulfurimonas paralvinellae:
GGGACACAGCTTTTTTTATGGGCCTGCCGGTGTCGGTAAGACTTCGCTCGCACGAATCATAGCTACAACGCTGGATATGCCTTTTTATGAGTTCAATGCAACCTCACTCAAAATAGATGAGCTTCGAAAGGTTTTCGCTCAGTATAAGAATGCCCTGCAAAAACCGCTTATCTTTATAGATGAGGTGCACCGTCTTTCTAAAAATCAGCAAGAGGTTTTGCTGCCAGTAATGGAGAATAACTCTGTACTTGTCATCGGTGCCTCAACGGAGAACCCTTTCTTCTCACTTACTTCTGCAATGCGTTCACGCTCTATGCTCTTTGAGCTCAAAGCTATCTCTCATGCAGCCCTCACGCAGCTGCTTCAAAGAGCGCAAGAAAAAGAGAACCTGCAGATTGAGAGTGATGTGCAGGAGTATCTTGTAGCTTCTAGCGGCGGGGATGCTCGTGCAATGTTGAAGCTGTTGGAGTTTGCAGCCAATGTAGATGAGAAAATTACGCTGGAGCTGCTTAGATCACTGCGTCCAAATGCACTGCAAACGGGAAGCAGTGAAGCGGGTGTCCATTATGATCTGGCCTCGGCGCTTATCAAGTCGATTCGCGGAAGTGACGTGGATGCTGCCATCTATTATCTTGCACGGCTTATTGAAGGCGGGGAGAGTGCTGATTTTATAGCCCGTCGTTTAGTGATACTCGCAAGTGAAGATATCGGCAATGCTAATCCGCAGGCACTCACACTGACGACTTCGACACTCACGAGCGTTAAGCAGATAGGTTATCCGGAAGCGCGCATTATTTTGGCGCAGGCTGTTCTCTACCTTTGTGCCTCACCCAAATCAAACTCAGCTTATTTAGCAATAAATAAAGCTTTGAAAGCCGTTCGAGACGGCGAGATACTTGAGATTCCGAAAAACATAACACAGCAGAATGAAGGCTATCTCTATCCACATGATTTTGGCGGTTATGTAAAACAGCAGTATTTAAGTAAGGATCTCAAGCTCGTAGAACTCAAAGAGATCGGCTATGAGAAAAAAATGAAAGAGTGGCTTAATTTATTTTGTACTTAAGGGTACATTAGATATTATGTCTAGCATTAATTGATAATTAAAGGGACGTATCTTATGGATATTTCAACCACATCTAACGTTGTTACAATTTCGGGGAACATTAAAACTGTCAGTGATTACCAAGCTATTAAAAGCACTCTAGATTCATTGATTGGAGCAAATAAGACCATTATCATCGATATTAAAGATTCTATCTCTATTACATCATCTGTTATAGGGTACCTTACAAAACTTGTACAAAAAGAGGGTATAGACCTTAGTATTAAAGTTGGTAACGATAGTCTGCTTGAACTATTTGACGATCTTAATCTCATCACACTTTTCAAAGTTAAAAAGGCATAAATCGTGACTATTAAAAATAAACTCAAACTTATAACTGCCATTGTCGTCTCTTTCGCACTCATAATTATTGCATTGACGATAAACAGTGCAATGAATGAACGAGCAGTGATAACACAGGCAAAAGAGCTGAATGTGCTTTCACAGAAACTTTCACTCCTGATACATGAAACACAAAAAGAGAGAGGGGCAAGTGCCGGTTTTCTTGGATCAAAAGGGAAAAAGTTTGGTGAGATTCTTAAAAAACAACGAGTGCTTACAGATAAACGATATGAAGAGTTACAGCAATATGTAAAGAGTCTTGATCTAGAACACTACTCGTCTGAATTGCGTACGAATATCAAAGAAGTTATGGATGGGATGGGGAATATTGGAAAAATTCGTTCCCGTGTTGACAGTTTGACAATCCCGGTAAAAGAAGAAGTACAATACTATACGGGTGTCAATAAAGACATCTTGGATGTGGTCTCCCTTACAGCAAAACTTGCAAATACTCCGGAACTTGTGAAAGCATTAAGTGCCTATACGAACTTTTTAAAATCAAAAGAGAGAGCGGGAATAGAGAGAGCTGTTATGAGTGCTACCTTTTCATCAGATAAATTCGGTAAGGGAATGTTTGCGAAATTCATCACATTAATGGCTGAGCAAAATGCTTATATGGATGCTTTTACAAGTATTGCACCGCACGAGTCTGTGAAACTGTATAAAGAGACAATGAACTCCCCAGTTGTTGCAGAAGTCAATAAAATGCGCTCAATTGCACTGGCAAAAGCAAGTGAAGGTGGTTTTGGCGTTGATGGTGTTGTCTGGTTTCAAACGATCACAAAGAAAATCAATCTACTGAAAAAAGTCGATGACAGCCTTGCAAAAGAGAACGATAAACTGTTAGCTGAAATTGAATCACAATATAAACAAGACACTCTTATCACTCTGCTTAGCTATAGTATATTTGCTATTGCTGTATTTATTATCATCTTAATAATTGCAAGAGGTGTCAATAGAAGTGTTGATAGCTCACTTGAAAAAATAAGCTGTGTATCAAATGATCTGGATCTTAGCTGTAATGTTGTCGTTGAAGGGGATGATGAGATATCTCAAATTTCACGAGCACTACACAAGATGATTATTGCCTTTAAAGAGAGTGTATACAGCTCTCAGGATGTGGCAACAGCAACGACACGTGAGAGTAATCGTTTGAATGAAGTTGTTGATGCTTTAACTGAAAA
Proteins encoded in this window:
- a CDS encoding replication-associated recombination protein A, which encodes MDFTYLLRPKNFDEMVGQEHLTQIGAPLRTLCEKNALGHSFFYGPAGVGKTSLARIIATTLDMPFYEFNATSLKIDELRKVFAQYKNALQKPLIFIDEVHRLSKNQQEVLLPVMENNSVLVIGASTENPFFSLTSAMRSRSMLFELKAISHAALTQLLQRAQEKENLQIESDVQEYLVASSGGDARAMLKLLEFAANVDEKITLELLRSLRPNALQTGSSEAGVHYDLASALIKSIRGSDVDAAIYYLARLIEGGESADFIARRLVILASEDIGNANPQALTLTTSTLTSVKQIGYPEARIILAQAVLYLCASPKSNSAYLAINKALKAVRDGEILEIPKNITQQNEGYLYPHDFGGYVKQQYLSKDLKLVELKEIGYEKKMKEWLNLFCT
- a CDS encoding methyl-accepting chemotaxis protein, producing the protein MTIKNKLKLITAIVVSFALIIIALTINSAMNERAVITQAKELNVLSQKLSLLIHETQKERGASAGFLGSKGKKFGEILKKQRVLTDKRYEELQQYVKSLDLEHYSSELRTNIKEVMDGMGNIGKIRSRVDSLTIPVKEEVQYYTGVNKDILDVVSLTAKLANTPELVKALSAYTNFLKSKERAGIERAVMSATFSSDKFGKGMFAKFITLMAEQNAYMDAFTSIAPHESVKLYKETMNSPVVAEVNKMRSIALAKASEGGFGVDGVVWFQTITKKINLLKKVDDSLAKENDKLLAEIESQYKQDTLITLLSYSIFAIAVFIIILIIARGVNRSVDSSLEKISCVSNDLDLSCNVVVEGDDEISQISRALHKMIIAFKESVYSSQDVATATTRESNRLNEVVDALTENSQQEEKKITEANGLISEIGEKLDIVEESTIVVTEDLNTTFNVLDSFIVKLDSVVTSIENGSEQQQELVDKVASLTEQAKNIKDVLAIISDIADQTNLLALNAAIEAARAGEHGRGFAVVADEVRKLAERTQKSLSEISANVNLITQNVVEISEETDRTSQSMHAIAGSAQELIISSNETKDNLVRTKDKSTDTMHQSVFIATKTKTLISTMNEIVAVAMKNSELRSTVETAVETLTRDAKKLQSELSKFKI